The segment ATAAGCTACAGGTCTTTAAGGAAATATTCCGGGTTTTAAAACCGGGGGGCGAGCTGTATTTTTCAGATATTTTTACCAGTGCCAGGGTTTCGCAGGAATTTCACGATGATGCCCTTGCCTATGGAGAATGTCTGGGAGGTGCGCAGTATATCGAGGATTTCAGACGCTTGCTTATCAGACTGGGCTGTCCGGATTACCGGGTTGTCGTAAAACGAAAAATTGAAATTGATGACCCTTCCCTCTCAAAAAAGGCAGGTGCAGTCGAATTTTATTCCATGACCATCCGGGCCTTTAAACTGGACGATCTGGAAGACCGGTGCGAGGATTTTGGTCAGGTGGCTTACTATCTTGGCTCGATGGAGGGATGTCCTCATAAATTTATCCTGGATGACCACCACCTGTTTGTGACTGGTAAGCCTGCGCTTGTTTGTGGAAATACGGCTTCCATGCTCGGCAATACACGCTTCGGGAAACATTTCAAAATTGCGGGGGGAAAGGATAAGCATTTTGGATTATTTCCCTGCGGGCCTGTGTTAAACGAAATAACGGCAACGGGTAGCTGTTGCTGAGGATGCTTTTGGATGACCTGGTCAATTTTAATACTATTGGCTGTAGTATTTGTTGCTTATACCAATGGCGCCAATGATAATTTTAAGGGTGTGACGACCCTGTTTGGAAGCGGGACAACGGATTACCGGAAAGCATTGGGATGGGCTACGGTTACAACTTTTGCCGGATCGGTAACGGCGTTTTTCTTTGCGGCAAAGCTGATCAATACCTTTAGTGGTAAAGGTATTGTTCCTGACACCCTGATTGCCGCACCGGAATTCCTGCTGGCTGTTGCCCTTGGTGCAAGTGTTACAATTTTAGTGGCGACATTGACAGGCATTCCAATTTCAACAACCCACAGCTTGACTGGTGCTCTTGCCGGATCCGGTATCGTGGCTGTCGGTACCGATTTAGGTTTTACTACCTTGGGTAAGAGCTTTTTTACGTCGCTGGCGTCGAGTCCTTTCATTGCCCTCGCCTTAACCGCTGCGGTTTATGTGATCTTTCAGTTTTGCAAACGGCTGTTGCATGTGAGCAAAACCACTTGTGTTTGCGTTGGAGAAAAGGTGATCCCGGTCGCAGCCACCTGTCAGGTTAACGGGCAAGCACTTGCGATGCCACAGGTGAAGTCACTGGAGGTCTTTGTGGATGAAAAGAAAGCGTGTCAGGCGAAGATCGTTGAGCGCTATGAAGGCAGGGTTTTGGGAATCGATGCCCAGCAGATTTTAGACGTCTTTCATTTTCTAAGCGCTGGTGCGGTCAGTTTTGCCCGCGGATTGAATGATACGCCAAAGATTGTGGCCATGATTGTAGCTGCCGGCGTTCTAAACCTGAAAATAAATATATGGCTGGTTGCGATTGTTATGGCAATAGGCGGTATTATCAGTGCAAAGAAGGTCGCCGAAACCATGTCACTCAGGATCACCGGCATGAGCCATGGGCAGGGGTTCACGGCAAATTTCATTACCGCTTTGTTGGTCATCTTTGCATCGGCAATCGGCGTTCCGGTTTCGACTACGCATGTCTCCTGCGGTGCTTTGTTTGGTATCGGGCTGGTTAACGGGAAGGCGAACTGGAAGATTATTGGCGGGATTGTTTCTGCGTGGGTTTTGACTTTGCCGGTAGCGGCACTCATATCGGGAGGGCTTTATTATGGGCTTTCTTTGTTATAAGGTAAACAGACTATGGACCGGTTTAAATTAAAATTAACGGAACACGGCATGGGTTTGCATAAGCGTAACGTAGAAACCCTCCAAATAAATGTCGGAAGAAAATGCAACCTTATGTGCATGCATTGCCACGTTGAAGCGGGTCCTGCAAGGGCAACGGAAAATATGGGGCGTGAAACGGCTGAGGCTGTTGTCAGGTTTATGAAGGTACCGGGCATTACAACAGTCGATATCACCGGTGGTGCGCCGGAACTTAATCCGAATTTTCAATATCTGGTTCTTGAAGCAAGAGCTAAAAACCTGCGCGTTATTGACCGCTGTAATTTAACCGTTTTTTACGAAGAGGGGATGTCAGGCATCCCGGATTTTCTTGCCCGCAACCAGGTGGAGATTGTGGCTTCGCTTCCCTGTTATCTTGAGCAGAATGTCGATAACCAAAGGGGAAAAGGCACCTTCCGGAAATCAATCGAAGCGTTAAAGTGGTTGAATGAGCTGGGATACGGAAAGAAAAGGGAATTGGTTCTCCATCTTGTGTATAATCCTGTTGGCCCGTATTTGCCGCCGTCCCAGCAAAAACTGGAAAACGACTATAAGCTGAAACTCTATGATGATTTTGGCATTGTATTTAATCAGTTGTATACCATAACCAACGCGCCAATTGCCCGTTATGCCAAATATCTTCAGGCGCTTCATCACTATGATGCGTATGCTGAACTTCTGGTGAACAGTTTTAATCTCTCTGCTGTTGAAGGGTTAATGTGCGTGAATACCATAAGTGTGGGATGGGACGGGAGGGTCTACGACTGCGATTTCAATCAGATGCTGGGAATGGCGATGTACAATGGAAGAACGCTTTCCATTGCTGACCTCACCATGACGGATATTGAAAACCGGGAAGTATTGACCGGAGGCCACTGCTTTGCCTGTACGGCAGGGGCAGGATCCAGTTGCCGGGGCGCTTTACAATGAGTGCATGGATTAACCTTCATTATTTGGCAGGGCGAAGCCTATCCTCCTGGCTGAGTTCACGAAAACGTCTCAATGATAGTTTTAACGAAGACAAAAATTTTCTTTTTGTAAACAGGGAGGTAATATCCCATGGTAACAGGAGATGGATCTGCAGGAAGATTCCTTGTGCTTATTGATCAATACCTGGATGTGGCTATTTACAGAAGTGGCCGTCTGGTAACTGTTGCAGGAGAAATTCAGGAACCAAGGACAATGCCGGCAGGAGAGAGAAAGAACCTTTCTTTTCATTCGTGCCACCGAAATACATCTATGACCGGTTGTCAGACGGCAGTACTCTCCCCGCCGGACTTATTTCCGTCCTCCTTTCCACAGGCATAGACTGAGGCGGGGCTTCTTTTGGTAATACCAAAATAATAAGAATATGCAATTATTTCATATCTGAAGGGTTCTCTTGTTTCAGAGTGAAACGGTACTTTCCTTCAACTTTCGTAGCAGAGTATTTACTGAATAAAAACGAATGTGGTCCTCGCAATGGCTCATTCCGCCTTATAACATAAGGATAGGCGCTGCCTGTCACGCAGGCAAAATATCTTTCCTGTAAACATTACCACATAGTTTTAAGGTTTTCCTTTCAACATCCTGTTCCAGTAAAACCATGGTAAAAAATATCTCTTGAGAAGCCACATGCTGAACCTCTCCTTTGATGGGTCAAGTGGAAAGGTAGGGGTGGGCTTTTTATCATAATCAAATTCTGTCAGGAGTAATTTCCCGTATCCGGTTGCTATCGGGCAGGAACTATAACCGTTATATTTTTTCAGACCGGAAACGCCGCCTTGTTTCATGATATGTAATAAATTATTTACCACAACAGGTGCCTGCTTCCTGATCGCTGCTGCTGTTTTAGCATTCGGTGTGCCTGATGCGTCCCCCAATCCGAATATGTTCGTATATCGTTTATGCTGCAATGTATCTTTGTCTAAATCGATCCATCCTGCGTGATTTGCAAGGGGACTTTCCCTTATGAAGTCCGGCGCTGACATGGGGGGTGTGACATGAATCATATCATATTTCATGGTCACTTCATGTACAGATATTCCTTCTTCTGACAGGTCAAAGACTGCTTCCTGTGTGTCTTGCCTGATTTCTTTCAGATTATGATGCCAGAATGTCTTTATACCATACCGGTACAAAACTCCTGTAAGAGTATCAGCAAAAGCCTTTATTCCAAATATTTCACCGGCAGCCGTGGTAAACCTTATGTCTGATTTGTTTAATAGCCCTTTTCTTCTAAAATAATCGCAGGCTAAATACATGACCTTTTGTGCAGCTCCCCCGCACTTCAATGGGGTATTAGGCTGTGTAAAAATGGCAGTTCCACCAGTAAAGTTCTTTATACACTCAAATGTATAAGGGGCATAAGATGGACTGTAATTGCTGCAAACACCGTTTTTGCCCAAGGATTCCTTTAATCCGGGAATTGTATACCAGTTGATCTGGATGCCGGGACAGAGGACCAGATAATCATATTGAATCTCCCCGCCGGATTTTACTACTACCTTGTTTTGATCAGGTAGAAGTTTAACTGCGGCATTTTTTATCCACTGTGCATGTGAAGGAATACAATCACTTTCATTTCTTTCTATTGCCGGTATGGTGAATAGTCCGGCCCCAACAAAAGTCAGCCCCGGTTGATAGTAGTGTTTTTCGGAAGGTTCAATGACAGCGATGTCTAAACTTCTGTCTTTCCTGAAAAGAGTTGAAGCAACCGTGATACCTGCTGTTCCTCCTCCAACAATTACGATTTGATGATGTCTGATCCCCATAGTTTAATTGTATAGGAATTTTCTTGTTATTGAAGCGGTTTTATGACAATCCCCTAAATCCCTCTTTGCTAAGGGGATCTTAACGGGCAACCCTCCTTTGCTAAAGGGGACTTTGAGGAACTAACTTGATTGTATAGGAATTTTCATTTTATGTAAGCGGTTTTGCGGGGAGGTGTTGTTATAAGGCTGGTGATGGTAATATGATACGATAGTGTTTGTCCCAGTTCATGATCAGAACACTGTCAGGGTTGAAAACCCTGACAGTGTTAATTTCCATTCGACCCTACGTGTGGCTACAAACAAAGTCGCCGAAGGCTTAATTTAATTGTATAGGAATTTTCATTATATGTAAGCGGGTTTGCAGACGGTATGACTTGATCTTTATCTGTCAGCTTCAAAGGGATGTAATGGTTATTTTTTACCTATTTTTTTCTTAATCCCGAAGGGATGTCATGATTATAGCAAAAGGTACAAAAAATATTTTAAACCCCGAAGGGGTGATATAAAACATTGATTCCTCATATCACATCTTCGTAATTACCATTGTTTTATTTCACCCCTTCGGGGTTGTCAATCCGTGGTTATTTATTGGCTATAATCATTTCACCCTTTCAGGGTTAAATATCTTTGTTCTTTTGTTATCTCTGTTTCTTCGCCCCTTTTCCCTTACAACCCTCAAGCCCCTCTTGTCAGAGGGAAAGTCTTACCACGTACTCTTTTAACTTACTCTTAGCTTGATTTCTTTAATAATGAACTATTGTATATTACTTCTATTCATTCTTAAAACAAAATATTCCGGTCCTTTCAGGTTGGTATTTCCCAAAATCATTTTAGCATTATATTATGAGCAAAAATAATATTATTCTGGCAGGACAAGCGGGACGCGTGTCACAATGATAATTCCTCTGATAAATAAAAATTTAATTGACAATTAGTAATAATTACTATTTAATAATATATATTATTTAGGTGTATATATAATGCAAACATATCATACCTCCAAAAACAGGGATGAAAAGTTAAAAAGTTTTTATGAATGCTGCCGTAAGGCCGGGCTGAAGATTACTCCCCAGCGAATAGCTGTTTATAAATCGCTGATTACCAGTAGCTCGCACCCAACCGCAGAAAAGGTTTTCCACAATGTGCGAAAGGAGATGTCTAATATTTCACTGGATACAGTCAACCGGACGCTTCTGACATTGGTTGAAATCGGAGTAGCTTTTATTGTGGAAGGCAGCGGCCAGCCGCGACGATTTGACGGCGGGATGGAGGCGCATCAGCATTTTCGTTGCCTTAAATGTGGCAAGATTATTGACTTTCATTATAAACCTTACGACAATATCAGAGTGCCGGTGCAACTCCGGCAGATTAAGGTAATCAGGAAGACCGTCTGTCTGGAAGGATATTGCACGGACTGTAATGAATCTATTTGACCAGGAAGTTTAATTTCAACACATTCAGAAAAGGAGAGAATTGTATGTCAGTAAAAGGCACAAAGACGGAAAAGAATATTTTGACGGCATTCTGTGGAGAATCGCAGGCACGGAACCGATACACCTACTTTTCCAAACAGGCAAAAAATGAAGGCTACGAGCAGATTGCTGCAATTTTTGCCGAGACGGCCGATCAGGAAAAAGAGCATGCAAAGCGGTTGTTTAAGTTCCTTGAAGGCGGTGAGGTTGAGATTTCTGCGGCATTTCCCGCCGGTGTGATTGGCACGACAGAGCAGAATCTTGAAGAGGCTGCTAACGGCGAAAATTATGAAACTACCGAAATGTATCCGGGTTTTGCTAAAATTGCAGAAAGTGAAGGATTGAAAGATGTTGCGGTTGTCTTTCGCAGTATTGCCGTTGCCGAGGCCCGTCACCGGGACCGCTACATTGCATTACGTAAGAATATTCAGTCCGGCAGTGTTTTTGTACGCGAGAAACCTGTCCGCTGGGTCTGCCGTAACTGTGGTTATGTGCATGAAAGCAAGGAGGCCCTCAAGAATTGCCCTGCCTGTGCCCATCCGCAGGCTCATTTTGAAATTGATGCGGTTAATTATTAATCAAGAACCATAATTGTATGCTATCTTTCAAATGTCCTGGTTTCTGTACTCTGGGAAGGAAAGACAGAGCCAGGAAAGATAGTTATTTCATACAGCTTTAATAAAATTATAGAGTACAGAGGAATTCACCTCTGTAGGGTGGGCACCGCCCACCAAAAATTGATGTAAGGTGTGAACACTAACTACAAAAAAATAAAATAGATGAAAGCATAACTCTAAAACTATTCACTAAGATCAAAATATCGGGAAAGATTATGATAAACAAGAAGATGGAAAAGGCTTTGAATGGGCAAATTAACGTGGAAACCTACTCGGCTTATTTGTACTGGTCGATGTCAGCAGCGTTTGAATATATGAATTTGCCGGGATTTGCCAATTGGATGCGGATTCAGGCACAGGAAGAGATGACGCATGCCGTGAAATTCTTCCGCCACATTGTGGAGCGGGGTGGCAGGATAATGCTTACCGCTGTTGAAGGCCCTCCGGTTGAGTGGAAGGGTGTAGAGGATGTATTTCTGGATGTGCAAAAACATGAGGAGAAAGTAACCGGCCTGATTAATGACCTGATGGATATGGCCCTTGCGGAAAAAGATCATGCGGCTGCAATGTTTTTGCAGTGGTTTGTAACCGAGCAGGTTGAAGAAGAAGCCATGGTGCACGAGATCCTTGGTAAACTGAAAGTTGCCGGAACGGCATCGGCATCGTTGTATCTGCTTGACAAGGAAATGGCGCAGCGTGTGTTCGTGCCGCCGGCTGCCCAGAACGTTCAGGGGTAGGGTCTGTACTCCCGGGGAAGACGATATTCTTACCAGTTAAATATCGGTATTTCTTCGTTGTGCAGATTTTTATCGTGAAGCAAACCATGCTTTTGCGGCTTATTGCCAGGTGACATTTGCTTCCTTCTTGCCCGGCGATGGTATGATGTGAATTTGAGAAGAAGGCGGAAGATACCCTGGCATCAGGGTTTCAGGTATGGATATCCGGTATTTTGTCCGGGTAACGGCAACATAAAGAAGATTTATTTCTTCGTGTAATTTCGACTGGCTTCGTTCTTCCGCTTTCAGATCACTCTTTAATTTCTCTTCCGTGATAAAGTCGTTCACAATGTGAACGTTGTCATATTCCATTCCCTTACAACGATGTACGGTAGAGAAAATCATTTCAGCCTTTTCTTTTTCGTTATTTTCAACGTGTTTATCTTTAATTGCTTTTATGAGATATGGAATTTCATTGCCGTATTTTTCAACGATTTCAACCATCATCTTAAGCTGAATATCTTCGGTTTTTTTAATATATTCTTCCAGCTCCTGAGGGTCCTTCATTTCCCTGATAAGTTTGTCTTTTATCAACATTCGTTTCCCGTTGAAAAGATTTAATACATCATAGAGTGAAGTGCCTTCGTCTGCATAGATATATGAGTTTATATTACCTTCAAAGTAGATGTGTTTTGACTTCTTTTTTTTGTTATATATTCGATGGCTTTTAGCAACAGTCCAAGATTTGTTCT is part of the Candidatus Jettenia sp. AMX2 genome and harbors:
- a CDS encoding methyltransferase domain-containing protein, with translation MNVRLLSQKKEDVRNYYGKILKTNRDLKTSACCTTESFPDHLKSVIKNIELEIREKFYGCGFPIPNQLRDCTVLDLGCGSGRDAYILSSLVGENGHVTGIDMTDEQLTIAKKYINVQTRKFGYTRPNVDFRMGYIEYLREAGIEDNSIDVVISNCVINLSPDKLQVFKEIFRVLKPGGELYFSDIFTSARVSQEFHDDALAYGECLGGAQYIEDFRRLLIRLGCPDYRVVVKRKIEIDDPSLSKKAGAVEFYSMTIRAFKLDDLEDRCEDFGQVAYYLGSMEGCPHKFILDDHHLFVTGKPALVCGNTASMLGNTRFGKHFKIAGGKDKHFGLFPCGPVLNEITATGSCC
- a CDS encoding inorganic phosphate transporter, which gives rise to MTWSILILLAVVFVAYTNGANDNFKGVTTLFGSGTTDYRKALGWATVTTFAGSVTAFFFAAKLINTFSGKGIVPDTLIAAPEFLLAVALGASVTILVATLTGIPISTTHSLTGALAGSGIVAVGTDLGFTTLGKSFFTSLASSPFIALALTAAVYVIFQFCKRLLHVSKTTCVCVGEKVIPVAATCQVNGQALAMPQVKSLEVFVDEKKACQAKIVERYEGRVLGIDAQQILDVFHFLSAGAVSFARGLNDTPKIVAMIVAAGVLNLKINIWLVAIVMAIGGIISAKKVAETMSLRITGMSHGQGFTANFITALLVIFASAIGVPVSTTHVSCGALFGIGLVNGKANWKIIGGIVSAWVLTLPVAALISGGLYYGLSLL
- the arsS gene encoding arsenosugar biosynthesis radical SAM protein ArsS (Some members of this family are selenoproteins.), whose translation is MDRFKLKLTEHGMGLHKRNVETLQINVGRKCNLMCMHCHVEAGPARATENMGRETAEAVVRFMKVPGITTVDITGGAPELNPNFQYLVLEARAKNLRVIDRCNLTVFYEEGMSGIPDFLARNQVEIVASLPCYLEQNVDNQRGKGTFRKSIEALKWLNELGYGKKRELVLHLVYNPVGPYLPPSQQKLENDYKLKLYDDFGIVFNQLYTITNAPIARYAKYLQALHHYDAYAELLVNSFNLSAVEGLMCVNTISVGWDGRVYDCDFNQMLGMAMYNGRTLSIADLTMTDIENREVLTGGHCFACTAGAGSSCRGALQ
- a CDS encoding Slp family lipoprotein yields the protein MVTGDGSAGRFLVLIDQYLDVAIYRSGRLVTVAGEIQEPRTMPAGERKNLSFHSCHRNTSMTGCQTAVLSPPDLFPSSFPQA
- a CDS encoding FAD/NAD(P)-binding oxidoreductase produces the protein MGIRHHQIVIVGGGTAGITVASTLFRKDRSLDIAVIEPSEKHYYQPGLTFVGAGLFTIPAIERNESDCIPSHAQWIKNAAVKLLPDQNKVVVKSGGEIQYDYLVLCPGIQINWYTIPGLKESLGKNGVCSNYSPSYAPYTFECIKNFTGGTAIFTQPNTPLKCGGAAQKVMYLACDYFRRKGLLNKSDIRFTTAAGEIFGIKAFADTLTGVLYRYGIKTFWHHNLKEIRQDTQEAVFDLSEEGISVHEVTMKYDMIHVTPPMSAPDFIRESPLANHAGWIDLDKDTLQHKRYTNIFGLGDASGTPNAKTAAAIRKQAPVVVNNLLHIMKQGGVSGLKKYNGYSSCPIATGYGKLLLTEFDYDKKPTPTFPLDPSKERFSMWLLKRYFLPWFYWNRMLKGKP
- a CDS encoding Fur family transcriptional regulator: MQTYHTSKNRDEKLKSFYECCRKAGLKITPQRIAVYKSLITSSSHPTAEKVFHNVRKEMSNISLDTVNRTLLTLVEIGVAFIVEGSGQPRRFDGGMEAHQHFRCLKCGKIIDFHYKPYDNIRVPVQLRQIKVIRKTVCLEGYCTDCNESI
- a CDS encoding rubrerythrin family protein, which encodes MSVKGTKTEKNILTAFCGESQARNRYTYFSKQAKNEGYEQIAAIFAETADQEKEHAKRLFKFLEGGEVEISAAFPAGVIGTTEQNLEEAANGENYETTEMYPGFAKIAESEGLKDVAVVFRSIAVAEARHRDRYIALRKNIQSGSVFVREKPVRWVCRNCGYVHESKEALKNCPACAHPQAHFEIDAVNY
- a CDS encoding ferritin, producing the protein MINKKMEKALNGQINVETYSAYLYWSMSAAFEYMNLPGFANWMRIQAQEEMTHAVKFFRHIVERGGRIMLTAVEGPPVEWKGVEDVFLDVQKHEEKVTGLINDLMDMALAEKDHAAAMFLQWFVTEQVEEEAMVHEILGKLKVAGTASASLYLLDKEMAQRVFVPPAAQNVQG
- a CDS encoding 3'-5' exonuclease, which produces MYNKKKKSKHIYFEGNINSYIYADEGTSLYDVLNLFNGKRMLIKDKLIREMKDPQELEEYIKKTEDIQLKMMVEIVEKYGNEIPYLIKAIKDKHVENNEKEKAEMIFSTVHRCKGMEYDNVHIVNDFITEEKLKSDLKAEERSQSKLHEEINLLYVAVTRTKYRISIPETLMPGYLPPSSQIHIIPSPGKKEANVTWQ